From Salvia splendens isolate huo1 chromosome 3, SspV2, whole genome shotgun sequence, a single genomic window includes:
- the LOC121796018 gene encoding uncharacterized protein LOC121796018 isoform X2: MSCGNLPSRKSGIASYGELTAYAEEKMCQELWLDKAHIPRVSTVEGLPKMIATLLSIRDGKRTRITRDDLCDHVWEFRFTEMAPEYWRELDPSWRGEGAPPMRRYFHPDGSITADPEDKVWGGHESSYTIVTGLLADGQVREHYVRINRWPKMMAKRHPDWSWELRNRLYFYRSIRERHGPASTSLSFSGGSL; the protein is encoded by the exons ATGAGTTGTGGAAATCTACCATCTCGGAAATCGGGTATTGCCAGCTATGGGGAACTGACTGCCTATGCAGAAGAGAAGATG TGTCAAGAGTTATGGTTGGATAAGGCACATATACCACGCGTATCAACGGTTGAAGGACTTCCAAAGATGATCGCTACATTGCTCTCGATCAGAGATGGCAAACGA ACTCGAATCACTAGGGATGACCTTTGTGACCATGTTTGGGAATTCCGCTTTACAGAG ATGGCGCCGGAGTACTGGCGGGAGCTGGACCCATCCTGGAGGGGCGAGGGCGCCCCTCCAATGCGGCGGTACTTCCACCCTGACGGCAGCATCACGGCCGACCCCGAGGACAAGGTGTGGGGCGGGCACGAGTCGTCGTACACGATCGTGACCGGCCTCCTCGCAGACGGACAAGTGCGGGAGCACTACGTGAGGATCAACAGGTGGCCTAAGATGATGGCGAAGCGCCACCCTGACTGGAGCTGGGAGCTACGCAACCGCCTCTACTTTTACAGAAGCATCCGAGAAAGGCACGGCCCTGCCTCCACCTCCCTCTCCTTCTCCGGTGGCTCTTTATGA
- the LOC121796018 gene encoding uncharacterized protein LOC121796018 isoform X1: MPDSGGEEATNKGKWKVKVDDLEHQDPLLVFGSEILTIILAKLDLRSLAEARLVSRGWKPVASSDRIWGFKCQELWLDKAHIPRVSTVEGLPKMIATLLSIRDGKRTRITRDDLCDHVWEFRFTEMAPEYWRELDPSWRGEGAPPMRRYFHPDGSITADPEDKVWGGHESSYTIVTGLLADGQVREHYVRINRWPKMMAKRHPDWSWELRNRLYFYRSIRERHGPASTSLSFSGGSL; this comes from the exons ATGCCGGACTCCGGCGGTGAAGAAGCTACCAATAAAGGTAAATGGAAGGTTAAAGTCGATGATTTAGAGCATCAGGACCCCTTGCTGGTATTCGGTTCCGAAATTTTGACGATAATTCTCGCCAAGCTCGACTTGCGCAGCTTGGCGGAAGCTCGCCTCGTTTCTCGCGGATGGAAACCGGTTGCTTCTTCCGATAGAATTTGGGGTTTTAAG TGTCAAGAGTTATGGTTGGATAAGGCACATATACCACGCGTATCAACGGTTGAAGGACTTCCAAAGATGATCGCTACATTGCTCTCGATCAGAGATGGCAAACGA ACTCGAATCACTAGGGATGACCTTTGTGACCATGTTTGGGAATTCCGCTTTACAGAG ATGGCGCCGGAGTACTGGCGGGAGCTGGACCCATCCTGGAGGGGCGAGGGCGCCCCTCCAATGCGGCGGTACTTCCACCCTGACGGCAGCATCACGGCCGACCCCGAGGACAAGGTGTGGGGCGGGCACGAGTCGTCGTACACGATCGTGACCGGCCTCCTCGCAGACGGACAAGTGCGGGAGCACTACGTGAGGATCAACAGGTGGCCTAAGATGATGGCGAAGCGCCACCCTGACTGGAGCTGGGAGCTACGCAACCGCCTCTACTTTTACAGAAGCATCCGAGAAAGGCACGGCCCTGCCTCCACCTCCCTCTCCTTCTCCGGTGGCTCTTTATGA
- the LOC121796021 gene encoding NADH dehydrogenase [ubiquinone] 1 alpha subcomplex subunit 13-B encodes MTEAVIRNKAGMASIKDMPVMQDGPPPGGFAPVRFARRIPNTGPSAMAIFLTTFGVFSWGMYEVGKGNKIRRAIKEEKYAARRAILPVIQAEEDERFVKEWKKYLAEEARIMKDVPGWKVGESVYHSGKWMPPASGELRPDIW; translated from the exons ATGACGGAAGCGGTGATCAGGAACAAGGCCGGGATGGCGAGCATCAAGGACATGCCGGTTATGCAGGACGGTCCTCCACCCGGCGGCTTTGCTCCGGTCCGGTTCGCCCGGAGGATCCCTAACACTGGACCCAGCGCCATGGCGATTTTTCTTACTACTTTCGGAGTCTTCTCCTGGGGAATGTATGAGGTCGGCAAAGGCAACAAGATCCGCAG GGCTATAAAGGAAGAAAAATATGCTGCCCGCAGAGCAATATTACCTGTAATTCAAGCTGAAGAGGATGAAAG ATTTGTCAAAGAATGGAAGAAGTATCTTGCAGAAGAGGCTAGAATCATGAAAGATGTTCCAGGCTGGAAAGTGGGCGAAAGCGTTTACCACTCAGGGAAATGGATGCCTCCAGCGAGTGGGGAGCTACGTCCAGACATTTGGTAA
- the LOC121796018 gene encoding uncharacterized protein LOC121796018 isoform X3, with protein MHSEGCQELWLDKAHIPRVSTVEGLPKMIATLLSIRDGKRTRITRDDLCDHVWEFRFTEMAPEYWRELDPSWRGEGAPPMRRYFHPDGSITADPEDKVWGGHESSYTIVTGLLADGQVREHYVRINRWPKMMAKRHPDWSWELRNRLYFYRSIRERHGPASTSLSFSGGSL; from the exons ATGCACTCAGAAGGG TGTCAAGAGTTATGGTTGGATAAGGCACATATACCACGCGTATCAACGGTTGAAGGACTTCCAAAGATGATCGCTACATTGCTCTCGATCAGAGATGGCAAACGA ACTCGAATCACTAGGGATGACCTTTGTGACCATGTTTGGGAATTCCGCTTTACAGAG ATGGCGCCGGAGTACTGGCGGGAGCTGGACCCATCCTGGAGGGGCGAGGGCGCCCCTCCAATGCGGCGGTACTTCCACCCTGACGGCAGCATCACGGCCGACCCCGAGGACAAGGTGTGGGGCGGGCACGAGTCGTCGTACACGATCGTGACCGGCCTCCTCGCAGACGGACAAGTGCGGGAGCACTACGTGAGGATCAACAGGTGGCCTAAGATGATGGCGAAGCGCCACCCTGACTGGAGCTGGGAGCTACGCAACCGCCTCTACTTTTACAGAAGCATCCGAGAAAGGCACGGCCCTGCCTCCACCTCCCTCTCCTTCTCCGGTGGCTCTTTATGA